Proteins from one Bactrocera neohumeralis isolate Rockhampton chromosome 3, APGP_CSIRO_Bneo_wtdbg2-racon-allhic-juicebox.fasta_v2, whole genome shotgun sequence genomic window:
- the LOC126752219 gene encoding protein FAM151B isoform X2 — protein sequence MRRENPAFNNNNNVYVNATPAFQMQNGVNNNNFHSYHILPIDKDSDFNSNATQLNLYNQSLIIKMTLSDKANLTAITWAHAVNSQQELSEALNSDINMIEADIVLGKLNNTGDDLPVMAHPPANSSDLSLTEFMLRILEHNEAHDENAKGVKLDFKSIEVFEGSLNILSELIPLMTQPVWLNADIIRGPVNQTSTVPVDPERFFAGAAKFESAVLSIGWTTRWGANFTDGAYTEQQIDEMLLAIKNNNVTTKQHPITFPVRAGIAANSLEQLHALVAAVNETNESSLTIWSSAGDFVDVPKLRQLIFSFGFERVYLDVPADLADQLELNRTETGNAASRLPSLLSFSVVSACLYLTSMWLNRIRL from the exons ATGCGGAGAGAAAATCCAG cttttaacaacaacaacaatgtttatGTAAATGCTACACCTGCATTTCAAATGCAGAATGgcgtaaacaacaacaatttccacTCCTACCACATTCTGCCGATTGATAAAGACAGTGATTTTAACTCCAATGCAACACAATTGAATTTATATAACCAGTCGCTAATAATCAAAATGACACTTAGCGATAAAGCCAATCTCACCGCCATCACGTGGGCGCATGCGGTTAATAGTCAGCAAGAGCTGAGCGAAGCGCTCAACA GCGACATAAACATGATTGAGGCGGACATTGTGCTCGGCAAGCTTAACAACACTGGTGACGATTTGCCGGTGATGGCGCATCCGCCGGCCAATTCCTCGGATCTCTCATTGACTGAATTCATGTTGCGCATTTTGGAGCACAATGAGGCGCATGACGAGAATGCGAAGGGTGTCAAATTGGACTTCAAGTCCATCGAAGTGTTTGAGGGCTCGCTGAATATTCTAAGTGAACTGATACCATTG ATGACCCAACCCGTTTGGCTGAATGCGGACATAATACGCGGACCTGTCAATCAGACCAGCACCGTACCGGTTGATCCGGAGCGGTTTTTTGCTGGCGCTGCGAAATTCGAATCAGCCGTACTCTCGATTGGTTGGACGACACGATGGGGTGCCAATTTCACAGACGGTGCTTACACGGAGCAGCAAATCGATGAAATGCTGCTTGCAATCAAA aATAACAATGTAACCACCAAACAACATCCAATCACATTCCCCGTGCGCGCTGGCATTGCCGCCAACAGTTTGGAACAACTGCATGCGCTGGTGGCTGCTGTCAATGAGACCAACGAAAGCTCACTCACCATTTGGTCATCGGCTGGTGATTTTGTTGATGTGCCGAAGTTACGGCAGCTCATTTTCTCTTTTGGTTTTGAACGCGTGTATTTGGATGTACCGGCGGATTTAGCCGATCAATTGGAATTGAATCGCACGGAAACTGGCAATGCCGCCAGCAGATTGCCGTCTTTGCTCAGTTTTAGTGTTGTCAGCGCCTGCTTGTATTTGACCAGCATGTGGCTGAATCGCATTAGGttgtaa
- the LOC126752219 gene encoding protein FAM151B isoform X1, translated as MFPHLENRNSVYLYLTALLVFAFNNNNNVYVNATPAFQMQNGVNNNNFHSYHILPIDKDSDFNSNATQLNLYNQSLIIKMTLSDKANLTAITWAHAVNSQQELSEALNSDINMIEADIVLGKLNNTGDDLPVMAHPPANSSDLSLTEFMLRILEHNEAHDENAKGVKLDFKSIEVFEGSLNILSELIPLMTQPVWLNADIIRGPVNQTSTVPVDPERFFAGAAKFESAVLSIGWTTRWGANFTDGAYTEQQIDEMLLAIKNNNVTTKQHPITFPVRAGIAANSLEQLHALVAAVNETNESSLTIWSSAGDFVDVPKLRQLIFSFGFERVYLDVPADLADQLELNRTETGNAASRLPSLLSFSVVSACLYLTSMWLNRIRL; from the exons atgtttcCGCACCTTGAAAACCGCAACAGCGTGTATTTGTATCTAACTGCACTGCTTGTATTtg cttttaacaacaacaacaatgtttatGTAAATGCTACACCTGCATTTCAAATGCAGAATGgcgtaaacaacaacaatttccacTCCTACCACATTCTGCCGATTGATAAAGACAGTGATTTTAACTCCAATGCAACACAATTGAATTTATATAACCAGTCGCTAATAATCAAAATGACACTTAGCGATAAAGCCAATCTCACCGCCATCACGTGGGCGCATGCGGTTAATAGTCAGCAAGAGCTGAGCGAAGCGCTCAACA GCGACATAAACATGATTGAGGCGGACATTGTGCTCGGCAAGCTTAACAACACTGGTGACGATTTGCCGGTGATGGCGCATCCGCCGGCCAATTCCTCGGATCTCTCATTGACTGAATTCATGTTGCGCATTTTGGAGCACAATGAGGCGCATGACGAGAATGCGAAGGGTGTCAAATTGGACTTCAAGTCCATCGAAGTGTTTGAGGGCTCGCTGAATATTCTAAGTGAACTGATACCATTG ATGACCCAACCCGTTTGGCTGAATGCGGACATAATACGCGGACCTGTCAATCAGACCAGCACCGTACCGGTTGATCCGGAGCGGTTTTTTGCTGGCGCTGCGAAATTCGAATCAGCCGTACTCTCGATTGGTTGGACGACACGATGGGGTGCCAATTTCACAGACGGTGCTTACACGGAGCAGCAAATCGATGAAATGCTGCTTGCAATCAAA aATAACAATGTAACCACCAAACAACATCCAATCACATTCCCCGTGCGCGCTGGCATTGCCGCCAACAGTTTGGAACAACTGCATGCGCTGGTGGCTGCTGTCAATGAGACCAACGAAAGCTCACTCACCATTTGGTCATCGGCTGGTGATTTTGTTGATGTGCCGAAGTTACGGCAGCTCATTTTCTCTTTTGGTTTTGAACGCGTGTATTTGGATGTACCGGCGGATTTAGCCGATCAATTGGAATTGAATCGCACGGAAACTGGCAATGCCGCCAGCAGATTGCCGTCTTTGCTCAGTTTTAGTGTTGTCAGCGCCTGCTTGTATTTGACCAGCATGTGGCTGAATCGCATTAGGttgtaa
- the LOC126752212 gene encoding protein peste isoform X2 — protein sequence MALSPKSPAYEGWKVSPLPLNFDVYLFNWTNPEDFYVGSGKKPRFEELGPYRFREKPDKVNIVWHENNNTVSYRKYAAFYFDEANSKGKLTDRVTSVNTVAHGAALQAINGSYFQKSILRNVLKMYREEVSITKTANEWIFAGYSDPLVTMGSFVSKFAADIVVPFDRVGWLYTRNDSSVYDGHFNIHTGADDLRKMGQINEWNHKTQTVYEGECGRVRGSMGEFFPPNLVPTDSIEIFLQNLCRAVPLDYIETVKIHGITAFKYAATERALDNGTLYPEMKCFCVNGKCEKAGVVNLGPCQYNSPTYTSFPHFYKADPSYLEAIEGLSPDPSKHEFFMTLEPNGGVPMDVGGGFQANYLMSPVPGMAPFDKIPRTFMPLMWAEERVRVTPEIASQIALVPLIVTLGQVVTGIMLAVGTLLICWYPTKYMSQLCRDPKSKNALLNPIVNSTTRSIALTPLRKPQKEVVSLLGYNQGGEVLQNDVPLSESLLRPATPRSDLISR from the exons ATGGCTTTGAGTCCCAAATCACCCGCATATGAAGGTTGGAAAGTTTCACCATTACCACTTAATTTTGATGTATATCTATTCAATTGGACGAATCCGGAAGACTTTTACGTTGGGTCCGGCAAGAAGCCACGTTTCGAGGAGTTGGGTCCATATCGGTTTCGAGAAAAACCAGATAAAGTAAATATTGTTTGGCATGAGAACAATAACACTGTATCATATCGCAAATATGCTGCATTCTATTTCGATGAAGCGAATAGTAAAGGAAAACTCACTGATCGCGTAACCTCAGTAAATACAGTGGCGCAT GGTGCCGCTTTACAAGCCATTAATGGTTCATACTTTCAAAAGAGTATATTgagaaatgttttaaaaatgtatagagAAGAAGTATCAATTACAAAAACTGCGAATGAGTGGATATTTGCCGGTTATAGTGATCCATTAGTTACAATGGGCAGTTTTGTATCTAAATTTGCTGCAGATATTGTGGTGCCATTCGATCGAGTAGGCTGGCTGTATACG CGCAACGACAGTTCAGTATATGACGGTCACTTCAATATACATACCGGCGCAGATGATCTGAGAAAAATGGGACAAATTAACGAATGGAATCACAAAACACAAACCGTTTATGAAGGTGAATGTGGTCGTGTTAGAGGTTCAATGGGAGAATTCTTTCCACCAAATCTTGTACCGACAGACTcgatagaaatatttttgcagaATCTATGCCGCGCGGTGCCTTTGGATTACATTGAGACGGTGAAAATTCACGGAATCACCGCGTTCAAATATGCCGCTACTGAACGGGCGCTTGACAATG gtacACTCTATCCAGAAATGAAATGTTTCTGCGTaaatggaaaatgtgaaaaagctGGTGTGGTGAATTTAGGGCCCTGCCAATATAACTCGCCTACGTACACATCATTTCCACACTTCTACAAAGCCGATCCTAGTTATTTGGAAGCAATCGAAGGGCTGTCACCGGATCCTTCAAAGCATGAGTTCTTCATGACACTGGAACCAAATGGTGGTGTGCCCATGGACGTGGGCGGTGGTTTCCAGGCGAATTATCTCATGTCGCCCGTGCCCGGAATGGC TCCATTCGATAAAATTCCTCGCACATTTATGCCGCTCATGTGGGCCGAAGAGCGCGTACGTGTTACACCGGAGATCGCCAGCCAAATCGCCTTGGTACCACTAATCGTGACACTGGGCCAGGTGGTGACGGGCATTATGCTTGCTGTCGGTACACTGCTCATTTGTTGGTATCCAACAAAATATATGTCACAACTCTGTCGCGATCCGAAGAGTAAAAACGCGCTACTCAATCCAATTGTCAACAGCACAACCCGTTCGATAGCGCTAACGCCGCTAAGAAAGCCACAGAAGGAAGTTGTGTCACTGTTGGGCTACAACCAAGGTGGTGAAGTGCTACAAAACGATGTGCCGTTAAGCGAAAGCTTACTGCGACCCGCAACACCGCGTTCTGATCTGATAAGTAGATAG
- the LOC126752212 gene encoding protein peste isoform X1, with product MSALCCRYIWRLSVIALGALIFTSGVYLFAHWIDIFTRMRGKEMALSPKSPAYEGWKVSPLPLNFDVYLFNWTNPEDFYVGSGKKPRFEELGPYRFREKPDKVNIVWHENNNTVSYRKYAAFYFDEANSKGKLTDRVTSVNTVAHGAALQAINGSYFQKSILRNVLKMYREEVSITKTANEWIFAGYSDPLVTMGSFVSKFAADIVVPFDRVGWLYTRNDSSVYDGHFNIHTGADDLRKMGQINEWNHKTQTVYEGECGRVRGSMGEFFPPNLVPTDSIEIFLQNLCRAVPLDYIETVKIHGITAFKYAATERALDNGTLYPEMKCFCVNGKCEKAGVVNLGPCQYNSPTYTSFPHFYKADPSYLEAIEGLSPDPSKHEFFMTLEPNGGVPMDVGGGFQANYLMSPVPGMAPFDKIPRTFMPLMWAEERVRVTPEIASQIALVPLIVTLGQVVTGIMLAVGTLLICWYPTKYMSQLCRDPKSKNALLNPIVNSTTRSIALTPLRKPQKEVVSLLGYNQGGEVLQNDVPLSESLLRPATPRSDLISR from the exons ATGTCTGCTTTATGCTGTCGCTACATTTGGCGACTCAGTGTTATTGCGCTGGGCGCACTCATCTTCACCAGCGGCGTTTACCTGTTCGCACACTGGATTGATATATTCACGCGCATGCGTGGTAAG gAAATGGCTTTGAGTCCCAAATCACCCGCATATGAAGGTTGGAAAGTTTCACCATTACCACTTAATTTTGATGTATATCTATTCAATTGGACGAATCCGGAAGACTTTTACGTTGGGTCCGGCAAGAAGCCACGTTTCGAGGAGTTGGGTCCATATCGGTTTCGAGAAAAACCAGATAAAGTAAATATTGTTTGGCATGAGAACAATAACACTGTATCATATCGCAAATATGCTGCATTCTATTTCGATGAAGCGAATAGTAAAGGAAAACTCACTGATCGCGTAACCTCAGTAAATACAGTGGCGCAT GGTGCCGCTTTACAAGCCATTAATGGTTCATACTTTCAAAAGAGTATATTgagaaatgttttaaaaatgtatagagAAGAAGTATCAATTACAAAAACTGCGAATGAGTGGATATTTGCCGGTTATAGTGATCCATTAGTTACAATGGGCAGTTTTGTATCTAAATTTGCTGCAGATATTGTGGTGCCATTCGATCGAGTAGGCTGGCTGTATACG CGCAACGACAGTTCAGTATATGACGGTCACTTCAATATACATACCGGCGCAGATGATCTGAGAAAAATGGGACAAATTAACGAATGGAATCACAAAACACAAACCGTTTATGAAGGTGAATGTGGTCGTGTTAGAGGTTCAATGGGAGAATTCTTTCCACCAAATCTTGTACCGACAGACTcgatagaaatatttttgcagaATCTATGCCGCGCGGTGCCTTTGGATTACATTGAGACGGTGAAAATTCACGGAATCACCGCGTTCAAATATGCCGCTACTGAACGGGCGCTTGACAATG gtacACTCTATCCAGAAATGAAATGTTTCTGCGTaaatggaaaatgtgaaaaagctGGTGTGGTGAATTTAGGGCCCTGCCAATATAACTCGCCTACGTACACATCATTTCCACACTTCTACAAAGCCGATCCTAGTTATTTGGAAGCAATCGAAGGGCTGTCACCGGATCCTTCAAAGCATGAGTTCTTCATGACACTGGAACCAAATGGTGGTGTGCCCATGGACGTGGGCGGTGGTTTCCAGGCGAATTATCTCATGTCGCCCGTGCCCGGAATGGC TCCATTCGATAAAATTCCTCGCACATTTATGCCGCTCATGTGGGCCGAAGAGCGCGTACGTGTTACACCGGAGATCGCCAGCCAAATCGCCTTGGTACCACTAATCGTGACACTGGGCCAGGTGGTGACGGGCATTATGCTTGCTGTCGGTACACTGCTCATTTGTTGGTATCCAACAAAATATATGTCACAACTCTGTCGCGATCCGAAGAGTAAAAACGCGCTACTCAATCCAATTGTCAACAGCACAACCCGTTCGATAGCGCTAACGCCGCTAAGAAAGCCACAGAAGGAAGTTGTGTCACTGTTGGGCTACAACCAAGGTGGTGAAGTGCTACAAAACGATGTGCCGTTAAGCGAAAGCTTACTGCGACCCGCAACACCGCGTTCTGATCTGATAAGTAGATAG
- the LOC126752219 gene encoding protein FAM151B isoform X5 produces the protein MQNGVNNNNFHSYHILPIDKDSDFNSNATQLNLYNQSLIIKMTLSDKANLTAITWAHAVNSQQELSEALNSDINMIEADIVLGKLNNTGDDLPVMAHPPANSSDLSLTEFMLRILEHNEAHDENAKGVKLDFKSIEVFEGSLNILSELIPLMTQPVWLNADIIRGPVNQTSTVPVDPERFFAGAAKFESAVLSIGWTTRWGANFTDGAYTEQQIDEMLLAIKNNNVTTKQHPITFPVRAGIAANSLEQLHALVAAVNETNESSLTIWSSAGDFVDVPKLRQLIFSFGFERVYLDVPADLADQLELNRTETGNAASRLPSLLSFSVVSACLYLTSMWLNRIRL, from the exons ATGCAGAATGgcgtaaacaacaacaatttccacTCCTACCACATTCTGCCGATTGATAAAGACAGTGATTTTAACTCCAATGCAACACAATTGAATTTATATAACCAGTCGCTAATAATCAAAATGACACTTAGCGATAAAGCCAATCTCACCGCCATCACGTGGGCGCATGCGGTTAATAGTCAGCAAGAGCTGAGCGAAGCGCTCAACA GCGACATAAACATGATTGAGGCGGACATTGTGCTCGGCAAGCTTAACAACACTGGTGACGATTTGCCGGTGATGGCGCATCCGCCGGCCAATTCCTCGGATCTCTCATTGACTGAATTCATGTTGCGCATTTTGGAGCACAATGAGGCGCATGACGAGAATGCGAAGGGTGTCAAATTGGACTTCAAGTCCATCGAAGTGTTTGAGGGCTCGCTGAATATTCTAAGTGAACTGATACCATTG ATGACCCAACCCGTTTGGCTGAATGCGGACATAATACGCGGACCTGTCAATCAGACCAGCACCGTACCGGTTGATCCGGAGCGGTTTTTTGCTGGCGCTGCGAAATTCGAATCAGCCGTACTCTCGATTGGTTGGACGACACGATGGGGTGCCAATTTCACAGACGGTGCTTACACGGAGCAGCAAATCGATGAAATGCTGCTTGCAATCAAA aATAACAATGTAACCACCAAACAACATCCAATCACATTCCCCGTGCGCGCTGGCATTGCCGCCAACAGTTTGGAACAACTGCATGCGCTGGTGGCTGCTGTCAATGAGACCAACGAAAGCTCACTCACCATTTGGTCATCGGCTGGTGATTTTGTTGATGTGCCGAAGTTACGGCAGCTCATTTTCTCTTTTGGTTTTGAACGCGTGTATTTGGATGTACCGGCGGATTTAGCCGATCAATTGGAATTGAATCGCACGGAAACTGGCAATGCCGCCAGCAGATTGCCGTCTTTGCTCAGTTTTAGTGTTGTCAGCGCCTGCTTGTATTTGACCAGCATGTGGCTGAATCGCATTAGGttgtaa
- the LOC126752219 gene encoding protein FAM151B isoform X4, which yields MSFNNNNNVYVNATPAFQMQNGVNNNNFHSYHILPIDKDSDFNSNATQLNLYNQSLIIKMTLSDKANLTAITWAHAVNSQQELSEALNSDINMIEADIVLGKLNNTGDDLPVMAHPPANSSDLSLTEFMLRILEHNEAHDENAKGVKLDFKSIEVFEGSLNILSELIPLMTQPVWLNADIIRGPVNQTSTVPVDPERFFAGAAKFESAVLSIGWTTRWGANFTDGAYTEQQIDEMLLAIKNNNVTTKQHPITFPVRAGIAANSLEQLHALVAAVNETNESSLTIWSSAGDFVDVPKLRQLIFSFGFERVYLDVPADLADQLELNRTETGNAASRLPSLLSFSVVSACLYLTSMWLNRIRL from the exons atgt cttttaacaacaacaacaatgtttatGTAAATGCTACACCTGCATTTCAAATGCAGAATGgcgtaaacaacaacaatttccacTCCTACCACATTCTGCCGATTGATAAAGACAGTGATTTTAACTCCAATGCAACACAATTGAATTTATATAACCAGTCGCTAATAATCAAAATGACACTTAGCGATAAAGCCAATCTCACCGCCATCACGTGGGCGCATGCGGTTAATAGTCAGCAAGAGCTGAGCGAAGCGCTCAACA GCGACATAAACATGATTGAGGCGGACATTGTGCTCGGCAAGCTTAACAACACTGGTGACGATTTGCCGGTGATGGCGCATCCGCCGGCCAATTCCTCGGATCTCTCATTGACTGAATTCATGTTGCGCATTTTGGAGCACAATGAGGCGCATGACGAGAATGCGAAGGGTGTCAAATTGGACTTCAAGTCCATCGAAGTGTTTGAGGGCTCGCTGAATATTCTAAGTGAACTGATACCATTG ATGACCCAACCCGTTTGGCTGAATGCGGACATAATACGCGGACCTGTCAATCAGACCAGCACCGTACCGGTTGATCCGGAGCGGTTTTTTGCTGGCGCTGCGAAATTCGAATCAGCCGTACTCTCGATTGGTTGGACGACACGATGGGGTGCCAATTTCACAGACGGTGCTTACACGGAGCAGCAAATCGATGAAATGCTGCTTGCAATCAAA aATAACAATGTAACCACCAAACAACATCCAATCACATTCCCCGTGCGCGCTGGCATTGCCGCCAACAGTTTGGAACAACTGCATGCGCTGGTGGCTGCTGTCAATGAGACCAACGAAAGCTCACTCACCATTTGGTCATCGGCTGGTGATTTTGTTGATGTGCCGAAGTTACGGCAGCTCATTTTCTCTTTTGGTTTTGAACGCGTGTATTTGGATGTACCGGCGGATTTAGCCGATCAATTGGAATTGAATCGCACGGAAACTGGCAATGCCGCCAGCAGATTGCCGTCTTTGCTCAGTTTTAGTGTTGTCAGCGCCTGCTTGTATTTGACCAGCATGTGGCTGAATCGCATTAGGttgtaa
- the LOC126752219 gene encoding protein FAM151B isoform X3, whose protein sequence is MEKTFNNNNNVYVNATPAFQMQNGVNNNNFHSYHILPIDKDSDFNSNATQLNLYNQSLIIKMTLSDKANLTAITWAHAVNSQQELSEALNSDINMIEADIVLGKLNNTGDDLPVMAHPPANSSDLSLTEFMLRILEHNEAHDENAKGVKLDFKSIEVFEGSLNILSELIPLMTQPVWLNADIIRGPVNQTSTVPVDPERFFAGAAKFESAVLSIGWTTRWGANFTDGAYTEQQIDEMLLAIKNNNVTTKQHPITFPVRAGIAANSLEQLHALVAAVNETNESSLTIWSSAGDFVDVPKLRQLIFSFGFERVYLDVPADLADQLELNRTETGNAASRLPSLLSFSVVSACLYLTSMWLNRIRL, encoded by the exons ATGGAAAAGA cttttaacaacaacaacaatgtttatGTAAATGCTACACCTGCATTTCAAATGCAGAATGgcgtaaacaacaacaatttccacTCCTACCACATTCTGCCGATTGATAAAGACAGTGATTTTAACTCCAATGCAACACAATTGAATTTATATAACCAGTCGCTAATAATCAAAATGACACTTAGCGATAAAGCCAATCTCACCGCCATCACGTGGGCGCATGCGGTTAATAGTCAGCAAGAGCTGAGCGAAGCGCTCAACA GCGACATAAACATGATTGAGGCGGACATTGTGCTCGGCAAGCTTAACAACACTGGTGACGATTTGCCGGTGATGGCGCATCCGCCGGCCAATTCCTCGGATCTCTCATTGACTGAATTCATGTTGCGCATTTTGGAGCACAATGAGGCGCATGACGAGAATGCGAAGGGTGTCAAATTGGACTTCAAGTCCATCGAAGTGTTTGAGGGCTCGCTGAATATTCTAAGTGAACTGATACCATTG ATGACCCAACCCGTTTGGCTGAATGCGGACATAATACGCGGACCTGTCAATCAGACCAGCACCGTACCGGTTGATCCGGAGCGGTTTTTTGCTGGCGCTGCGAAATTCGAATCAGCCGTACTCTCGATTGGTTGGACGACACGATGGGGTGCCAATTTCACAGACGGTGCTTACACGGAGCAGCAAATCGATGAAATGCTGCTTGCAATCAAA aATAACAATGTAACCACCAAACAACATCCAATCACATTCCCCGTGCGCGCTGGCATTGCCGCCAACAGTTTGGAACAACTGCATGCGCTGGTGGCTGCTGTCAATGAGACCAACGAAAGCTCACTCACCATTTGGTCATCGGCTGGTGATTTTGTTGATGTGCCGAAGTTACGGCAGCTCATTTTCTCTTTTGGTTTTGAACGCGTGTATTTGGATGTACCGGCGGATTTAGCCGATCAATTGGAATTGAATCGCACGGAAACTGGCAATGCCGCCAGCAGATTGCCGTCTTTGCTCAGTTTTAGTGTTGTCAGCGCCTGCTTGTATTTGACCAGCATGTGGCTGAATCGCATTAGGttgtaa